CCAATTTGAGAAGCTAATTCTGGTTTATTAACAACCACTAACCCAGCAATCAGATCACTATGTCCCCCTAAATATTTTGACGCACTATGCACAACAATATCTGCACCTAAGTCTAGAGGGCGCTGAATATATGGCGTCGCAAATGTATTGTCAACGATCGTTAATAAATCATTTTCCTTTGCTACCTGTGACACTTTCTTAATGTCGGTAATTCGCATCAAAGGATTTGTAGGTGTTTCAAGGTAAATAGCCTTTGTATTTTCTTTAATAGCCTCTTTAACCTCTGTGATATTGCGTGTATCAACCGTTGTGAATGTTAATCCAAGCCTTGTCAAAACAGTATTAATCAATCTAAAAGTCCCGCCATACACATCATTACCTACAATAATATGGTCACCTGCTGAAAAAAGTGTGAAAACAGTATGGATTGCAGCTGAACCTGATGCAAAAGCAAAACCAGCAGTTCCGTTTTCCAGATCACGAATTAAGTCTTCAACTGCCTTTCTTGTAGGATTACCTGTTCTTGAATATTCATATTCAGGTGTCCCCGCAAGTTCTTTTTGTGCATAGGTTGATGTTTGATAAATGGGTACTGTAACTGCACCAGTTGCTTTATCTTGACTGATTCCACCATGGATTAACTTTGTATTAAATTTCATTTTATTAACTCCTCTAATCATATATTTTTTGGCTTAAATAACGTTCACTGCTGTCTGGAAAAACTGTCACAATATTGCTGCCCGCTGGCAACTTCTCGGCTAATTTTAAGCTAGCTGCTAAGGCGGCCCCACTTGAACTTCCCGCAAAAATACCATAATCTTTTGCAAGCAGTTTCACTAGCTCAAATGCTTCTGCATCACTAATCGTATAAATATAATCAAGATTTTCTTTTTTAAGAAAAGGTGGAATA
Above is a window of Liquorilactobacillus hordei DSM 19519 DNA encoding:
- a CDS encoding trans-sulfuration enzyme family protein, whose product is MKFNTKLIHGGISQDKATGAVTVPIYQTSTYAQKELAGTPEYEYSRTGNPTRKAVEDLIRDLENGTAGFAFASGSAAIHTVFTLFSAGDHIIVGNDVYGGTFRLINTVLTRLGLTFTTVDTRNITEVKEAIKENTKAIYLETPTNPLMRITDIKKVSQVAKENDLLTIVDNTFATPYIQRPLDLGADIVVHSASKYLGGHSDLIAGLVVVNKPELASQIGYLQNAIGGILGPQDSWLLQRGIKTLAVRMDAHQCNAAEIYQFLKEDQRVTKIYYPGDETSADFTVVKNQMDGFGGMLSFELEKGLSVKHFIESLQLITLAESLGSVESLVEVPAIMTHGSIPEAIRLKNGISNELIRLSVGIEQAEDLLADLKQGLDAATK